A window from Pirellulales bacterium encodes these proteins:
- a CDS encoding prenyltransferase/squalene oxidase repeat-containing protein, whose product MAKAASDSGLRLIPAAPKSPQKPPGGSAPSSSPGGGRSPADLSFAAARPKDAAGQLATVWLDGNVLTCACPDCGAPISIRLWLMLADCWRCGANVELTEEQQRLAQQLIDKSKSGRGKPRAAALAPPPVIDPAKPAARPSAANPSAAPVAAPRIAAPAASSAPQAPPEPPAAKKSVLPPLPISPAKPKLPVAKLVKGPTMPVAAPLAPPVVAESLARLPWGLAEPVRRPHWRRWLVGAATVLLAAVALGVWYLSHHGNENSSTAIAAASPPDSQPAAKGPPKPGEELSLARDAVAPTLKDLPKVIEAIRSTDKGRMFEGRDPRIRQELLDEEGGSLQTEAAVVAGLRWLAAHQEKDGHWSLNHFSHAGDCNGRCDGEGGDSDNAATALALLPFLGAGQSHKLGIYQDAVGRGLKWLVARQKPDGDLRGPGMGRMYAHGLGTIVLCEALAMTGDDSLRGPAISAAEFIDRAQNPEGGWRYEPGQEGDTSVIGWQLMALESAKTAYIDIPQHAFNRAGHYLSAVRGGRHGGLFGYQPGSSPSPAMTAEGLLCREYLGWPQNHPGLKEGIDWLLREHLPNKVRPNIYCWYYATQVMHNVGGEPWEKWNAAVRDALLSMQEKSGHAAGSWAPRGGAVGGNYDTREGGRIYMTSLALCTLEVYYRYLPLYRAIDIE is encoded by the coding sequence ATGGCGAAAGCCGCTTCAGATTCCGGCCTGCGACTCATTCCCGCGGCCCCAAAATCACCGCAGAAGCCGCCTGGGGGCTCGGCGCCCTCGTCGTCGCCCGGCGGCGGCCGTTCGCCGGCGGATTTGTCGTTCGCCGCCGCTCGGCCCAAAGACGCCGCCGGACAGTTAGCCACGGTGTGGCTCGATGGCAATGTGCTCACCTGCGCCTGTCCGGATTGCGGCGCTCCGATCTCGATCCGGCTTTGGCTGATGTTGGCCGACTGCTGGCGTTGTGGCGCCAATGTCGAATTGACCGAAGAGCAGCAGCGGCTTGCTCAACAATTGATCGACAAATCAAAATCGGGCCGCGGCAAACCGAGGGCGGCGGCTCTTGCCCCGCCTCCGGTGATTGATCCTGCGAAGCCGGCCGCGAGACCTTCCGCGGCGAATCCTTCCGCGGCCCCAGTCGCAGCGCCTCGGATTGCGGCTCCCGCGGCATCGTCGGCGCCGCAAGCTCCTCCCGAGCCGCCGGCCGCGAAAAAGTCGGTTCTTCCGCCGCTGCCGATCTCGCCGGCAAAGCCGAAGCTGCCGGTGGCGAAGCTGGTGAAAGGCCCGACGATGCCGGTTGCCGCGCCGCTCGCCCCGCCCGTGGTGGCCGAATCGTTGGCGCGTTTGCCATGGGGTTTGGCGGAGCCGGTGAGGCGGCCTCACTGGCGGCGTTGGCTTGTGGGCGCCGCAACGGTGCTCTTGGCTGCGGTAGCGCTGGGCGTATGGTATTTGTCGCATCACGGCAATGAAAATTCGTCGACCGCGATCGCCGCCGCATCGCCTCCGGACTCACAGCCGGCCGCGAAGGGTCCGCCGAAGCCGGGCGAAGAACTTTCGCTGGCCCGCGATGCCGTCGCCCCCACCCTGAAAGATTTGCCGAAAGTCATCGAAGCAATTCGTTCGACCGACAAGGGGCGGATGTTCGAAGGCCGCGACCCGCGAATTCGGCAAGAATTGCTCGACGAGGAAGGGGGGTCCCTCCAGACGGAAGCGGCGGTCGTGGCCGGCTTGCGATGGCTGGCAGCGCATCAAGAAAAAGATGGCCATTGGAGCCTCAATCACTTTTCGCACGCCGGCGATTGCAACGGCCGCTGCGATGGCGAAGGGGGCGATTCCGACAACGCGGCCACGGCGCTGGCGTTGCTGCCGTTTCTCGGAGCCGGCCAGTCGCACAAATTGGGGATTTACCAAGATGCCGTCGGCCGTGGGCTGAAATGGCTGGTGGCACGGCAAAAGCCCGACGGCGATCTGCGCGGCCCCGGCATGGGCCGAATGTATGCCCACGGACTGGGGACGATCGTGCTGTGCGAGGCCCTGGCGATGACCGGCGACGACAGCCTGCGCGGCCCGGCAATCAGTGCCGCCGAATTCATCGACCGAGCGCAAAACCCAGAGGGGGGCTGGCGCTACGAACCGGGCCAAGAAGGCGATACCAGCGTCATCGGCTGGCAACTCATGGCCCTGGAAAGCGCCAAAACGGCCTACATCGATATCCCGCAGCACGCCTTCAATCGCGCCGGGCACTATCTCAGCGCGGTGCGCGGCGGGCGGCATGGGGGACTGTTCGGCTATCAGCCCGGCTCATCCCCTTCGCCCGCAATGACCGCCGAGGGATTGCTCTGCCGCGAATATCTTGGCTGGCCGCAGAACCATCCAGGCTTGAAAGAGGGAATCGACTGGCTGTTGCGCGAGCATCTGCCGAACAAGGTTCGGCCGAACATCTATTGCTGGTACTACGCGACGCAAGTGATGCACAACGTCGGCGGCGAGCCGTGGGAGAAATGGAATGCGGCCGTTCGCGACGCGCTGCTGTCGATGCAAGAAAAATCGGGCCACGCCGCCGGAAGCTGGGCTCCGCGCGGCGGCGCCGTCGGCGGCAACTACGACACACGCGAAGGAGGCCGGATCTATATGACCAGCCTCGCCCTTTGCACGCTCGAAGTGTATTACCGCTATCTGCCGCTCTATCGGGCGATCGACATCGAATAG
- the der gene encoding ribosome biogenesis GTPase Der, with the protein MGIPQVVIVGRPNVGKSSLFNWLVGKRLAIVDRTAGVTRDRMTYLLCHRDRYFELVDTGGMGIEDEDNLTQQVEDQINAAIESAAVILFVVDTRDGLVPLDQEVGKRLRYLTAPMLCVANKADDPRLDPQADEFYRLGHGKLVCTSTLQNRNRDLLLDMIVERLPQPEAGDQPEGQAEPTMKVAIVGRRNTGKSTLVNTLAHAERMIVSEVPGTTRDSVDVRFELDGKSFLAIDTPGLRRRKSISTDIDFYSTHRAQRSIRRADVVLLFFDPTQRISKVDKQLSDYVAAQYKPCIFVVNKWDLMADGMPTERWVGYLRDTFRTMWYVPIAFITGQTGKNVKAMLNHSQNLFKQAIHRVSTGELNRVVQGALEANPPPLYQNRTPKIFYATQVGTEPPTIVLFCSEPEALSQPYRRYLLGVFRQKLPFSEVPIKLYLRKREDSRDAEPA; encoded by the coding sequence ATGGGAATTCCGCAAGTCGTGATTGTCGGCCGGCCAAACGTCGGCAAGTCGAGCTTGTTCAATTGGTTGGTCGGCAAACGGCTGGCAATCGTCGATCGAACGGCCGGCGTCACACGCGATCGGATGACCTATCTGCTCTGCCACCGCGATCGGTATTTCGAACTGGTCGACACCGGCGGGATGGGCATCGAAGACGAGGATAATCTCACCCAGCAGGTGGAAGACCAAATCAACGCGGCCATCGAATCCGCCGCCGTGATCCTGTTCGTCGTCGACACGCGCGACGGGCTCGTGCCGCTCGATCAGGAAGTGGGCAAGCGGCTGCGCTATCTGACGGCGCCGATGCTGTGCGTCGCCAACAAGGCCGACGATCCCCGGCTCGACCCGCAGGCCGATGAATTCTACCGCCTCGGCCACGGCAAGCTCGTTTGCACCAGCACGCTGCAAAATCGCAATCGCGATCTGCTGCTCGATATGATCGTCGAACGGCTGCCGCAGCCGGAAGCCGGCGATCAGCCGGAAGGGCAAGCCGAGCCGACGATGAAAGTGGCGATCGTCGGCCGCCGCAATACCGGCAAAAGCACGCTGGTCAACACGCTGGCACATGCCGAGCGCATGATCGTGAGCGAGGTGCCCGGCACGACGCGCGACAGCGTCGACGTGCGATTCGAACTCGACGGCAAATCGTTTTTGGCAATCGACACCCCCGGGCTGCGCCGCCGCAAAAGCATTTCCACCGATATCGATTTCTATAGCACGCATCGCGCCCAGCGAAGTATCCGGCGGGCCGACGTCGTGCTGCTGTTCTTCGATCCCACGCAGCGGATCAGCAAAGTCGATAAGCAGCTTAGCGACTATGTCGCGGCACAATACAAACCGTGTATCTTCGTGGTCAACAAATGGGACCTGATGGCCGACGGCATGCCGACCGAGCGCTGGGTCGGCTATCTGCGCGACACATTTCGCACGATGTGGTATGTGCCGATTGCGTTTATCACCGGCCAGACCGGCAAGAATGTCAAGGCGATGCTGAACCATTCGCAGAATCTGTTCAAGCAGGCGATTCACCGCGTTAGCACCGGAGAACTGAACCGAGTGGTGCAAGGCGCGCTCGAGGCGAATCCGCCGCCGCTCTATCAAAATCGCACGCCGAAGATCTTTTACGCCACGCAAGTGGGCACCGAGCCGCCGACGATCGTGCTGTTTTGCAGCGAGCCCGAGGCGCTGTCGCAGCCGTATCGCCGTTATTTGCTGGGCGTGTTCCGCCAGAAGTTGCCGTTTTCGGAAGTGCCGATCAAGTTGTACTTGCGCAAGCGCGAGGACAGCCGCGACGCCGAACCGGCGTAA
- a CDS encoding DUF1559 domain-containing protein, with amino-acid sequence MSMRSPKSGFTLLELLAVITILCILIGLLLPHLVADRGASFRNQCQAKIKQLGFALLNHESAYRRFPLIFNAPAGTRPNSDTPQALLAKPAGKGTTASPGNMTGWSWIVRILPYIEEGNLYKAIDLNSCQFGSGKCLTTLRGPFDPAIVNGSAGYQHCSAAYLSAVICPNWAGNANTNGTTSVDNTARSGAGAPEYAAIPQQSQLSMPPGFVNVACPTNYKAIVGTHLQTTGDYPKTPVENGAMLLTASQGATISSISDGMSNTLLLCETKECGYCSWYDGTLNWVVTNNPNAPPPGTNDLPPWTGASTAINAGFDPALANAVIANTPMAGHNVPYLLSTNMYTPTQANEDWGPSSDHPNGAVMHVYADCHVDAITDRVDPATYLNLTTRAGAESINRSLIR; translated from the coding sequence ATGTCCATGCGTTCTCCAAAATCTGGCTTTACGCTTTTGGAATTGCTCGCCGTGATTACCATCCTGTGCATTCTCATTGGCCTGCTGTTGCCGCACCTGGTTGCCGACCGCGGCGCCTCCTTCCGCAATCAGTGTCAGGCCAAGATCAAGCAACTCGGCTTTGCATTGTTGAATCACGAAAGTGCGTATCGACGATTTCCGCTGATATTTAACGCTCCCGCGGGCACCAGGCCGAATTCCGACACGCCGCAGGCCCTCTTGGCCAAACCGGCGGGCAAGGGGACCACGGCCTCGCCGGGCAACATGACCGGCTGGAGCTGGATCGTGCGGATCCTGCCCTATATCGAAGAAGGCAACCTGTATAAGGCAATCGACCTCAATTCATGTCAGTTCGGCTCGGGCAAATGCTTGACGACGCTCCGCGGACCGTTCGATCCGGCGATCGTCAACGGCTCGGCCGGTTATCAGCATTGCTCGGCCGCGTATCTGAGCGCCGTGATTTGTCCGAATTGGGCCGGCAATGCAAACACGAACGGCACCACCAGCGTCGACAACACTGCTCGATCCGGCGCCGGCGCCCCGGAATACGCTGCGATTCCGCAGCAATCGCAATTGAGCATGCCGCCGGGATTCGTGAACGTTGCCTGTCCGACGAATTACAAGGCGATCGTGGGAACGCATCTACAAACCACCGGCGATTATCCGAAAACGCCCGTCGAAAACGGCGCGATGTTGCTGACCGCATCGCAGGGTGCGACGATCAGTTCGATCAGCGACGGCATGTCGAACACGTTGTTGCTCTGCGAAACCAAGGAGTGCGGCTATTGCTCCTGGTACGACGGCACGCTGAATTGGGTCGTGACGAACAATCCCAATGCTCCGCCGCCGGGCACCAATGATCTGCCGCCCTGGACCGGCGCCTCGACTGCCATCAACGCCGGCTTCGATCCGGCGCTGGCAAATGCGGTCATCGCAAACACGCCGATGGCCGGACACAATGTGCCCTATCTGCTGTCGACAAATATGTACACGCCGACGCAGGCGAATGAAGACTGGGGCCCGTCGAGCGATCATCCGAACGGCGCGGTGATGCACGTTTACGCTGATTGCCACGTCGACGCCATCACCGACCGGGTCGATCCGGCAACGTATCTCAACCTCACCACCCGGGCCGGAGCGGAATCGATCAACCGCAGCCTGATTCGGTAG
- a CDS encoding DUF1559 domain-containing protein, whose translation MSTRSLKRGFTLVELLVVIAIIGILIALLLPAVQAAREAAFRNQCQAKIKQIGYALLNHESAYKRFPLVFNEPNGVTTATGNTEPQAYLAKPAGTGSATSAGTLTGWSWIVRILPYIEEANLYKAIDINSYQFSMGNTSGTITGPFDPKLVNGSATYQHCSAVYLSAMICPSWGGDANTNGTSTVDNTSTGGTTTGTGAPEYTTITETGTGAPPGFVDIPCPTNYKAVVGTHLQTAGTGVTYPKAPLENGAMLLSAAQGSTISSISDGTSKTFMVCETKEWGYCSWYDGTMNWVVTNNPNQPSPGTNNLPPWINASVAINQGYNPALANTAAAGTNIPFLKVGNGINTTTQNENWGPSSDHSNGAVMHVYADAHVDAITDQCDPATYLSLTTRAGSESINTQLIR comes from the coding sequence ATGTCCACGCGTTCCCTAAAGCGAGGGTTTACCCTCGTGGAGCTGCTGGTGGTAATTGCCATCATCGGCATCCTCATCGCGCTATTGCTGCCGGCGGTTCAAGCTGCCCGCGAGGCCGCTTTCCGCAACCAGTGCCAGGCCAAGATCAAGCAGATCGGCTATGCACTGTTGAACCACGAAAGTGCGTACAAGCGGTTCCCGCTGGTGTTCAACGAACCGAACGGCGTCACGACCGCAACCGGCAACACGGAACCTCAAGCGTACCTCGCCAAACCGGCCGGCACCGGCAGCGCGACTTCGGCGGGCACGCTCACCGGCTGGAGCTGGATTGTGCGGATCCTACCCTATATCGAAGAAGCCAATCTTTATAAGGCAATCGACATCAATTCCTATCAGTTCAGCATGGGAAATACCTCGGGCACGATTACAGGCCCGTTCGATCCGAAGCTCGTCAACGGCTCGGCGACGTATCAGCATTGCTCGGCGGTGTATTTGAGCGCCATGATTTGCCCCTCTTGGGGCGGCGATGCCAACACGAATGGCACCAGCACTGTCGACAACACGAGCACAGGCGGAACGACGACGGGAACCGGGGCTCCGGAGTACACGACGATCACCGAGACAGGCACCGGGGCGCCGCCCGGATTCGTCGACATCCCTTGCCCCACTAATTACAAGGCCGTTGTGGGAACGCACCTCCAGACTGCCGGAACCGGTGTCACTTATCCGAAGGCTCCGCTTGAAAACGGCGCGATGCTGCTCTCCGCGGCCCAGGGCTCGACGATCTCTTCGATCAGCGACGGCACGTCGAAGACGTTCATGGTCTGCGAGACCAAGGAATGGGGATATTGCTCGTGGTACGACGGCACGATGAACTGGGTGGTGACGAATAATCCCAACCAGCCATCGCCGGGCACGAACAATCTTCCGCCGTGGATCAACGCCTCGGTGGCCATCAACCAAGGCTACAATCCGGCTTTGGCGAACACGGCTGCCGCGGGCACGAACATCCCGTTCCTCAAAGTCGGCAATGGCATCAACACCACCACGCAGAATGAAAACTGGGGTCCTTCCAGCGATCATTCCAACGGCGCGGTGATGCATGTTTACGCCGATGCGCACGTCGATGCGATCACCGACCAGTGCGATCCGGCCACGTACCTCTCGCTCACCACGCGGGCAGGTTCGGAATCCATCAACACGCAGTTGATCCGGTAG